The sequence below is a genomic window from Aureispira sp. CCB-E.
CTTTTGTTATGAAGGTACAAGCATAACTAACTCTTGGTAATTCTGAGTACTATTTAAATATTCTTCCACGAAGTCATAAGACATTATTCACTCTAACTTGTTGGTTTTTAAATGGGAAATAAAACGACCCAACACCGTTAAAATAAATCTACTAATTGGCTAATTCTGATGTGACTAACGTGGTTTAAGTGGGCTATTGGAGATAAAAAGCTAAGAAATATAATACTTTTGGCAAAAAAAAGTTAGTTTACTTAAAACCTTTTTATTATTTGTCCTATTTTTTGAAGAAAACCATTCGTATGAATACCCTTCATTGTTTTTTCTTATTGGTTGTAAGTACGTTTACATTTGCACAATCTGATACAGACAAGCATCTCTATGACTTGCATTTAGTAAAACTAACAGACAAAAAGAATAGTCCATTTAGCCTTTTCTCTCCGCAAGAATATTTAAGTCCTAGAGCTTTAGAACGACGTGCGACCCAAGGTGTTTCCATTGATATGCTGGATATTCCTATCTCTATGTCATATATTAAAACAATAGAAGCATTGGCTCCTATCCAAGGAAAATCCAAGTGGTTTAATGCGCTTGCGATTCATACAGAAAGTAAAAGTATTCTCAAACAAATTGAAGCCCTCCCCTTTGTAAAATCTATTCAACCTCTTGGCAAGTTTCGAAAAGCAAAAAAAGCAAAAATTTACCATAAAAGACCTGCTATAGATAGCTCAAAACATCAAGTAAGTCCCTATGGTTTAGCTAAAACCCAACTTGAAATGCTTGGAGGTGAAAAGCTTCATCAATTGGGCTTCACAGGAAAAGAAGTACATGTTGGTGTTGTTGATGGTGGCTTTAGAAATGCGTATAGAATGACTGTGTTTGATAGCCTATTCTTAGATGACCGAATTTTAGGTACCCATGACTTTGTTGAAGGCGATGACTTTGTCTATGAAAGCAGTACTCATGGCACCAATGTCCTATCAATTATGGCAGCTAAGCAACCTTATTTGATGATTGGTACGGCTCCTGATGCTTATTATTATTTATTTAAAACAGAAGATATTCGAGGAGAATTTAGAGCGGAAGAATTTTACTGGGTGCTTGCTTTAGAACATGCCGATAGTGTTGGAATAGATATTGTCAATTCATCAATGGGATATACTCGTTTTAGGGATGCCTCTATGTCTTATCAATACAAAGATTTGGATGGAAAAAGCACCTTAATTACCCAAGGTGCGAACATTGCTAGTGCCAAAGGCATTTTGATTGTCAATGCCGCTGGTAATGATGGTCATAAAGATTGGCATTACTTGGCTGCCCCTGCCGATGCCGTGGAAGTGCTAACAGTTGCGGCTGTTCAACGAGATAGCAGTAGAGCAACATTTAGTTCTTGGGGACCGACCTACGATGGGCGCATCAAACCCGATGTAGCTGCATTAGGAGAAGGCACTGCCTATGCTTCTATGATTACTTATGATGTAGGATATGGTGATGGCACTTCTTATGCCTGTCCTGTCTTGACTGGAATGGTGGCAACGTTAAAACAAGCCTTTCCTACCGTATCCAATAAAAAGCTAAAAAGTGCCATAGTCAATAGCGCACATTTATTACATGCGGACTCTTCTTTGGGAAAAGGTATTCCCAATTTTCTTCAAGCCTACTTAACCCTATCGGATTCTAGTATTTTTATACATCAATCGGGTCTTCTGGATCACCCCAAAAGGATTGTCAATAATAATGTACATGTCTACGTAGAAAATGCTCAAAAAACTCCTATTGAATTAACTTTGTATAATATTTGGGGCAAACAATTACATCATCGAAAAGAAGAACTTCAAGCCAATATAATTAATAAAATATCACTCAAAGAATTCAAAAACTATGGTCAAGGAGTTTATGCGTTGCAAATCAAGTTGTGGGGCAAAACACACTGGGTAGAACTGGTTCATTAATTGTGTGATCAAACAAATCTTAGTATAGGTCTCATTCAGCTCCAACAAGTTGTTATGAGGTTTTCTGTCATTTTTTCTGAACGATTACTTTCCTTCGGCTGTTTTCTAGTCTACAAGACTTTTTAAGTTGGTCGATTCTATTTATCCTTATTTCGAATTTATTCTACAATATTTAGTAGATTCGAGCAGAAGTTATTCAAAATTTGTGAACTTGTTGTTTATCATTAGTTCTTCATAAGTAAGAGGTCAGAAAAAATAAGAACAAAAAATGGGCTTATTTTTGAACGATTACTTTCCAATTAATTGTCATAAACCATTAGAATGAAAGCATTAACGATACTATTTTTTTTATTTCTAATTCATCCTATCCAAGCCCAAAAAGAGGATTACAACCATCATAATCATACCTTACATTGGGTTGAATTTACGGACAAAAATAATACTCCCTACAGTATTTTTCGTCCTCAAGATTTTTTATCTGCTAGAGCTATCCAACGTAGGATCACAATGGGGATTCCCATTGAAGAAAATGACTTGCCCATCACTCCTGATTACATCAAACAAGTCATCGGCTTAGGAGCTCCTCTACACGCAAAATCAAAGTGGCTTAATTCTATTGCGATTTATACCAAAGATAAGAACTTATTAAAGCAAATTAATGAGTTACCTTTTGTCAAATCGGTTAAACCCTTGGGCAAATTTAGAAAGGTTACCAAACCTAATATGAAAAAAAACAAACCTTCTGTAGATGCTTCTAAACATGAAATAGACTATTATGGTCAAGCAGATAACCAAATTAAGATGCTAGGCGGTGACGTGTTGCACGGATACGGATATACAGGAAAAGGCATCCATGTTGCTATCTTTGATGGTGGCTTTTTGGATGTTTATCGAATGCCTGTTTTTGATAGTATTTACACTAATAATCGTTTATTGGGAACACACGATTTTGTAGAAGGAGACGATTTTGTTTACGAAAGTAGTTCGCATGGCACCAATGTCCTCGCTTGTATGGGGTCTAAAGCACCACACTTGATTGTAGGCACAGCTCCTGATGCTTCTTATTACTTGTTTAAAACCGAAGATGTTCGAGGAGAATTTAGAACAGAAGAATTCAACTGGGTAGCTGCCCTAGAACACGCAGATAGCATAGGAGTTGATGTCGTTAATTCTTCCTTGGGTTATACGGGCTTCAACGATACGACCATGTCCTATAAATACCATCAATTGGATGGAAAGACAGCCCTTTCTAGTCGAGGCGCTAACATTGGTGCTTCCAAAGGAATTTTGATTGTCAATAGTGCTGGTAACGAAGGCGATGGTAATTGGCACTATATCGGAACCCCTGCCGATGCCGAAGGCGTTTTGAGTGTCGCTGCTGTTCGCCCCAATGGGACTAGAGCCAGCTTTAGCTCTTGGGGACCTACTCCCGATGGCAGAATCAAACCAGATGTAGCAGCACAAGGACGTTATACGGTTGTTGCCAATCTAAACAAATATGACATCACAAGAACCAATGGTACTTCCTTTTCTTCTCCCGTTATGGCAGGTATGGTTGCCTCTCTCAAACAAGCGCACCCCGACAAAACAAGCGAAGAAATCAAAGATGCTATTCGCCTAAGTGGTAGTATATCTAATCAACCAGATTCTTCTTTGGGGTATGGAATTCCTAATTTCTTTTTTGCTTATCTTACAATGTTAAAAGCAAGTATTGTTGTTGATCACAAAGGGGAACTATACTACACTCCCAAACCTATTGATGATGAGTTGCATCTGTTTATTGAACAACGAAAGCCTGCTGTATTAAAAATAAGTATTTATAATAAATTAATGGCAGAACAATTTACTTATACCACGACTACCAAAGGTAGAGAAATCAAAGAAGTTCGCATTCCTGATTTAGAAAATTATCCTGCGGGAGTTTATATGATAAAACTAGAAATTGACGCTTACCCTTATTGGCTTGAAATGATTAAGGAGTAAAACGTTGAATCCCATCGGGTGTCAAAATATTAGAAATTAGGTTGTTGAGTGATGCTCAATAACCTAATTTTATTTCTAGCTTTTATATTACCAATAATGAGAAGGATTATTTTTGCACTATTCTGCTTTTGTCAACTAGGTTGCCAACCAGACATAACATACGCACCTTATAACAACTATTTACAAGGTGTACAATCTGCTCATCAAAATAACAAACCTATATTTCTTCATTTTACATGTTGGAGCTGTATAGGTTACAATAGCTTTGAACATCATATTATTACGAATAAAGCTGTAAAAAGACTACTTAATCAAGATTTTATATCAATCGATTTATATACTGATGACAAAACTTCATTGGATCAAAAAACCTTGCAACAATTCATTCAAACAATAAATTTTGATTCGCTTGCTCAACAACAAATTTTAAAATTTAAAACCTTAGGCGCTGTTAATACTGCAATTGAACGGACACTCTTTAAAAAATCAACTCAACCACTTTATGTACTTTTAAGTCCTAATGGTAATCTTCTAATACCACCATTTGGGTATTTTGGAAAAGATCCTCAAGTTCTAATTCAAAATCTAGAAAAAGCAAAGAAAAACCTCCATCAATCATCGATGCGTTGAGCAACTACTCTTCTAGAAGTAAGAGTCCTTTTAAAACTTACTTGAATTGGGCATACATCACGCCAACCTCTCCTTGCAAAATCAAACGAAATAGCGTATCTTAAAGGAGTTTTTTTACAACGCAACAAACACCTATTATCATGAAAGAAGTTCCGCTCATTCCTGCCGATCATTGGTTTTTTAGAAATTCTTTAGTTGTTCTAAATGATCCTCTAGCTTTTTTTGTTAATACCTTTGCAGAATACGGTGATATTTACAATGTCAACTCCAACCTATACACAATCTATGTGACTGCAAACCCTAAGCACATTCAAGAGATAATGGTCTCTAACAAAAAGGATTATGCCAAGAGCGATGATTATAAAATATTAAAGTATTCTTTAGGGAATGGTTTATTGACTAGTGAAGGTGATTTTTGGAAAAAACAACGCCGTATTGCCCAGCCTGCTTTTCATAGAGAAAGCATGAAAAAATTGTTGGACATTATGATTGCTTCTACGCAAAAAATAGTCGCCTCTTGGAAAGAGAAAACACAGGTTCAGTTAACGGATGAAATGAATTTTTTGACACTTGATATTGTCACCAAATGTTTGTTTGGTACTGAATTAAAAACCGATTATTCAAAAATTCAGCAAGCAGTTACGATAGAAAATGAGTACTTGGCAGAGCGAATCATGACACCTTTTAAGCCTCCGTTTTGGGTTCCTACCTCCAAAAATCGTGCTTATAGAAAAGCTCGTGCTTATAGTAGTAGCTTAATTTTAAATATTATTAAAGATAGGCAAGAAAACCCTAGTACTCACAATGATTTGTTGAGTATGCTGATGAATGCAGAGGATGAAGATACGGGAGAAAAAATGAGCAATCAACAGTTAAAAGATGAATCGATCACTATCTTTGTAGCAGGGCACGAAACAACAGCCAACGCTTTGTCGTGGACTTTTTATCTACTAACGCAGCATCCTGATAAACTAAAAATCTTACAGCAAGAAATTGATACGGTGTTGCAAGACAAACCACCAACATTCCAAAACTTGAAGGAACTCACCTACACACAAATGGTCTTGGAAGAATCCATGCGTTTGTATCCTCCTGCTTGGACTATCGTACGAAAAGTTGCCCATGAAACAACTATGGATGGGTATCTATTCAAAAAAGATACTCGATTAATTTTAGATGTATATATGCTACATCGCCACCCCGATTATTGGGAAAACCCCACTGCTTTTGAACCAGAACGTTTTGAAAGCAACCAGAAGAAAAAGCGGCACAAATATGCTTATATTCCTTTTGGGGCAGGGCAACGGATGTGCATTGGCAATAGTTTTGCTATGATGGAAATGAAAGTTGTGCTAACATTGTTATTGCAACAGTTCAACTTATCTCTTGCCCCTAATGCACCTGAAGTAGTCCCCGAACCGCTAATCACCTTACGACCTAAAAATGGGATTCTGATGGACATCCGTAGTCGATGATAAAAATTATAGTTTCTAGATACTGCTATTTGTTGAGCAGCATAGTAATATCTAGAAACTATCCTTATACCCCAAAGATTCTTTTACAAACCTAAAATTGGTGCAAAAATATCTTCTTCATACCCTCCTTCTTGGTAGGTTTGGTAGGCTCTTACGCCTGTCAATTCTACATCAGCTATACCCGCATTATGATTTTTTGCTACCTTTGCTCCAGTAGAGAATGTTTCCCAATTTTCCCAAGTTACCTTTAAACCACCAATTGGTAAGATTCCTACCCACATTTTCCATGCTTTTGGTAGCCCCGTCTCATCCAGAAGCCATAAATAAGAATCGCCAGGAGTCACGCCTCCTGTTGGATAAGTCACCAACAAACCTTGCGATCCATCTTCTAAATCCACCGTTCTTAATTCTGGATTTCCGTTGCGAATTTGAACAAAGCCATTCATCCAAAAAGCATCATTTATAAAATACGAATAAGCCGTCTCTAAGGTCTCTTGATCGTCTGGTTGTTCCTTTCCATCTTCATAAATTTTCCCCTTCATAGTATTAGGATTTAACAATACTCGATTGTCATTCCAACGAACTTCTACCAAATGGCGTTTTTTGTCCCAAATGTATTCGTGCATCCCCAAGAACGTCCATTCTATATAATTCGTTTGATCCCAAGCCTCTGCATTTACTGCTGTTAGCATTTTTTGCGCTAGAGCTTCTGCCTCTGGACCTTGTTTACCCTCTGGAAGAGGTTCATTGTAAACCAGATACAGCACCACAAAAGCAACTACTAATAAAAGTAAGATAATTCCAAGCCCTTTTAACAAGCCCTTTCCAATTTTTTTAAGCATAATTGATGTGTATTTTGATAATTATTTTGAGAATCTATTTAAATTCTACCTTCAAGCTACAAATACTTGATTTTGTTCCTACTTTGAAGAATATAAATTTTAAACTACTCTGATTCCATACTTACAAGCCCTAAATTAGGACGACTAATTTAGGGCTCCAACTAATATTCTTATATAACTAATAACTGATAGAATAGTTTTGAGAATTCTAAAATTTTAAATTTTCTCTCACTAGGTACTGTGCTTCTCTCCCCTCAAACCATTGGCCAACATAGAAACCAACAACCAAATAGATACTAAAATGGAAATTCGACCAATCAAGTCGCCATACAATGTATAAAAGGTTACTTTATCGTTTAAATAGATGTCATCTCGAATGGCAATAGCTTCATCATAATTCGTTGGATGATAAATATCGCCTCTACTATTGATAAAACAAGAAACGCCCGTATTGGCAGAGCGAACGACATAACGGCGATTTTCAATCGCTCTTAAAGAAGATAAATACAAATGTTGGCGATGCCCATTGCTGTTATCCCACCAACCGTCGTTGGTAATTACAAATAATGCTTCTGCGCCTTCTTTGATATAATCTGTTACATAGTCGCCATAAATAGATTCATAACAAATTAAAGGGGCTACGGCGCCTTGACTAGAAGTAAATACGGCTCGTTTGTCCTGAATACCCAAACTCAAGCCTGGTGCTCCTCCCAAATCAAGAATTAAGCCTTTGAAAAAAGGAATATTACCAATATAAGGCATGCTCTCAGCACCAGGAACTAACTTTGATTTTTTATAATAAGGAATTTCTTTCGTTTGACTGTTCAACTGTATGGCTGCGTTGTGTGCATCTCTATACTGACATTGTGTTTGCGTTGAATTACAGTACGTATAAACGTTATCTGGTCTAGGCTCTCCTTCTTTGTAACGAATATAGGTGCTTAATCCCGTAATTAAATTCAACTTAGGATGCGCTCCTGTAAATGCACGAAGTGTTTTAATTAACTGACTTTCTTCTAGTTTATTAGCTTCTATACCTCTAAAAGAAGTTTCTGGAAATAAAACATAAGCAGTTCGATCGGTTACAGCAGTTTCTGTCAATTCCATAAAACGTGTCAACTGCTGTTCTTGAGGAATACTAAACTTTTGATAATGTGGTTCAAAATTAGGCTGTACACTAACCACTTCAACAGCTTTCTCGGTCGTCACGTCATAACTATAATAAATAGCTAGAGAAACAAGAATTGGAACAATAAAAGCAATGCTTGGTTTGATGAAAACAGCTGCCAAAGAACCAGAAGGCTGTTCTTGAGACCAATACTTAAACAAACCATCTGCAATCCAAATATTAATTCCCAATATCCACAAAGAACCTCCAAAAACCCCCGTAAATTCGTACCATTGTACTAAGCTAGGCAAGTGTGCAAAACTATTCCCCAAGGTTAACCAAGGCCACGAAATATCCCAAGTTAAATGCCCTATTTCAAAGGTCATCCAAAAGCTCAGAAAACCTAAATTCGCCGCACGTTGCCCCATATTTTTTTTTGTTACATGATAAAAAATAAAAGGGATGGTCATAAAAACAGCATTCAATGTATTCCCCAACATACCAGCTATAAAAGAACTGTTTTGAATCCACCAAGTCGTTAATAGGTTCCAAATAAGAAATGTATTAAATGCCAATTTAAAAATGGTCCATTTGGAGGTGGTTGACCGCTCTTTAGAGACAATATCTTCTGCCCAAAGCAAAGGTATGAATCCTATAAACATAAGAAAAAAAGTAGGCATGGGCATAAAACCTCCCGCAAGTAGGACACCAGAAAGTATACTCGCTCCCAATAGTTTGTTTCTTTGTGGTAATGTGGTAATATATTGTCCCAAGAAGGCTAAAATACTTCCCCAAACACACAACCAAAACCAAAGTACTCGTTGTCCCCAAAGTTGATCTTGACGATACAACGTTCGTAAATCACACCCTACATAAACAGCAATCAATAGGCAAATTGTCCCAACAACCAACCTTATTTGCATTTCTTTTTTCATTCTCTTATTTTTTTATTCTACCAAAACCTCCTTATAATTCCAATCTCTTAATACAAATCATCTAATAGAAAAGAATTTAAACGGACTATTCCTTAGAACTAAATACTTCTTCGTGATAAAACAATATAAATAACCATTGGAGCTCCCAAAAAAGACGTTACTACATTGATTGGCAACATCTGATCGCTTCCTGGCAACTGTGCTATAAATTGGCACAACAATAAGGTTATCATCCCCAATAGAATGGTTCCTAATAACAATACAAAATGTCGATGTGTTTGAAAAAACATCCGAGCTAAATGAGGAACGGCTATCCCAACAAAAGCAATGGGACCGCAAAAAGCCGTTATCCCTCCTGCCAAAACAGCGGTCACTACAATAATTTGTTGTTGTGCTCGACGAACATTTACGCCCATACTCAAAGCATACTGATCTCCCAACAACAGAGCATCTAATGTTTTACTCAAACCAAATGTCAATAGTATAAATAGAGCACAAATTGGAGCTAATAATGTCAATTCTTCCCAAGTTACTCCTGTCAAACTTCCCATTGACCACAATACAAACTGCTGCAACGCTTGTTGACTACTAAAATACTGCAACAAAGATACAATCGCACTGGTAGCACTACCAAACATTAATCCCAAAATTAACAAGGTATTAATATCGGAAATGCGCCAAGAAATTAACATCAACAAAAAGAGCACAAGCCCTGCCCCTAGCATTGCCATCAAAATCAACATCCAATTGCTAGTTCCCCAAAAAGCAAAAAATGCAAAGGAAGACAACCATCCTGATGCTAAGATAAATAAAGCCACTCCTAAAGAAGCCCCAGAACTAATCCCCAATACAAAAGGACCTGCAATAGGATTTCTAAAAAACGTTTGCATTAACAAACCGCTAACCCCCAAACTAGCCCCGCTAAATATTGCAGCCATTATTTTAGGCATTCTAAAGCTCCAAACAATAGTAGCATCACTCTTAATACTTGCATTTCCTAACAAAGCATCTAGTATGCGATCCAAGGGAATAACAACAGAGCCCCATGCTAAATTCAGCATAAACAATGCAATTAGCAGGACAATAAGTATGCTTATTTTAGTTCCAATAGACAATTACGCTAAAGTTTTTAATAGTTCTTACTTCTTGTTTAGCTGGTTAACTAAAGGTGCTCTATTAAATTCGCACGTATACAATGAAGTTTAATAAAATCAATCCTATTGAGTAACTTTTTAGAGTTCCTGATAATAGTACAAACTATCTTCCTCTACTTGCTCGTCATGAAAAATATGGATCAAATCTTTTAAAACTAAGTGAGGGTTTACAATAGCGGATTCAAAAATATCAGAACCACCCTGTGCCGTGCCTCTTTTATAATAATTGTATAGTTGCCCTTCTTGAAAGGCTTTAAAATCTTGGTATTTGGATTCCGAGTCAACTAAGTCGTCTTTATTCGTCCAACTAGACATATTAATCCAGTAATCTGCCTCCAAAGCCTTGGCATATACCGCTTCAAAATCAAGTGGCACACCACTCAAACTATTATCTTCTTCCCACAAATAACGCCCCCCAGCATCTTGAATAAAGGTTGCCATAAAACTTTTGCCCCCCGCAACATACCAAGTGCCTTTGTAAACAGCCCCTGTCAAAACAGTAGGCTTTCTGTTATGCCGAGTCGCCCGTTCTTGCAGTTGTTGATACTTTGCCGCAATTTGGCTACACTTTCTCAATGCCTCGTTCTCTTTTCCCAACAAACAAGCCACAAACACTGCCCACTCTGCCCTACCCAAGGGTGTTTTCTCCATAAAATCAGACAGCAACACCGCAGGTATTCCCATCTCATTAAATTTCTTATAAGAAGCCTGATCACCTATGCTATATACCATAGCAACATCTGCATTGCTTGTCAAGGCCTTTTCATAATCAATCGTATTGCTGCCCCCAATATCCATCACACGTCCTTCTTTTAGAGCTGTCTGAACATTTTTATTATAAACATAAGCCCCATTGGACATGGCAACAATCTTATCGGTAGCCTCCAAAAAATCTAAGAAAGCCACATCTATAGTACTTGTACAAATAATCCGCTCCACAGGTACTGGAATAGTAACCGCATTAGGATAGTTGGTTGGTGCTTGTTCTTCTCTAGGATATAGAACATACTGAAACTCCTCTTGGGCATTCTTCCAAGCTTTTGTAATAGTCAAAATGGTATAAGTACCTTCTTTTTCAATGGTGAAATTTTTAGCATGGTCGAGTTCTAATATTGTTCTTTCTTTTTCAACAACATTGCTATTCGACACCTTTGTTTCGTTATTGCAAGCAATTACTATCCAACAAAAAAAGAGTAAGAAATAAATAGGCATAGCATGATTTTTTTTTGTCGCGCAAAAATACAAAAAACGCTAAGCTTTTCATCCTAATCCTAAGTTTCCTTCAAAATAAAGCAGCTATTATAGTTTTTTTTTCGTAACTTAAGTAACTAGTAGTCTTACCGTTACCTCTTACTACCCCATTTTAAAAATTGTCAAACAAATCTCATTTGTATTCTTTAACTTTCAAACCTCTATTCTATGCTACAATTTGACAAAAGAAAACAGTTTACTAAAAGTACGCAGCAACTCTTTTTTATCACAGGTTGTTGCTTCCTTTCGCTTAATCATAGCTATGCTCAAAATGTTGGTATTGGCACCCCTAGTCCAACCAACAAATTACACGTTGTAGGAGATGCTAGAATCACCTCCCTATCTGGCGTTGGTACTCGCATGGTAGTGGCAGATGCGAATGGTGTACTCAGTACGCAAGCCATTCCTGCGGCATCTGGCGACATTACCAGTGTTACAGCTGGTGACGGTTTAGTTGGAGGAGGAGCTGCAGGGGATGTTACATTAAATGCTGTCGCTATAAATGGGTTAACAACACATCCTAATGATATTCGTTTGGGAGGAACCTTAATTCAAGGTACGACGATTAGCCATGACCTCTTTAATTTAACGCATGACTTAACCAATACAGGTGATTTTCATATTGCGGACAATGGAGTCAATCGCTTTTCTGTTTTAGACAATGGACGCACAGCAGTAGGAAGTATTGCTAATGCTGGTAGATTTAATGTCACTGGTGACTCTTATTTCTCAGATGATCTTTTTCTCAGAGATGGCGCAGTTAATGGTGGCGATATTTTAGTTCGAATTTATGATTCGGCAGATGATGGAGTAATTGATTTATACGAAAACAATGCTATGAATCATAGAATTCATGGAAATGGTGTTACTGTTTTTAATGAACAAGGGAATGCCAATGCCGATATTCGCATAGAATCAGACTTACAGACCAATATGTTCTTCATTGATGCAGGAACCAACGAAATTGGGATTCAAACCAATGCCCCCTCTAGCATGCTTCAAATGACCAATGGAGGGATTAATGTTGGTGCTAATGCAATGGCTTCTTTTGATAATTCTGGTATTGATGGTGTCGCTATTTCTGGTCATGACAATAATACTGCAAATCCTTATAATGGCATAGAAGGAATTACCAATTATAGCGGTACAGCCTTTATACCTTCTGGAGTTTTTGGTTTGGCAATTAACAACAGCTTGACTCATAGAGCTATTGGCGTTCGGGGTGTTGCCAACGGACGTGATGGTGTTGGAGTTTATGGTTCTAGGCAAAATACAGGTGGTGTTGTTGGCTGGGGTGGCGTTTTTTATAATGATTTAGGCTATACGGG
It includes:
- a CDS encoding tail fiber domain-containing protein; protein product: MLQFDKRKQFTKSTQQLFFITGCCFLSLNHSYAQNVGIGTPSPTNKLHVVGDARITSLSGVGTRMVVADANGVLSTQAIPAASGDITSVTAGDGLVGGGAAGDVTLNAVAINGLTTHPNDIRLGGTLIQGTTISHDLFNLTHDLTNTGDFHIADNGVNRFSVLDNGRTAVGSIANAGRFNVTGDSYFSDDLFLRDGAVNGGDILVRIYDSADDGVIDLYENNAMNHRIHGNGVTVFNEQGNANADIRIESDLQTNMFFIDAGTNEIGIQTNAPSSMLQMTNGGINVGANAMASFDNSGIDGVAISGHDNNTANPYNGIEGITNYSGTAFIPSGVFGLAINNSLTHRAIGVRGVANGRDGVGVYGSRQNTGGVVGWGGVFYNDLGYTGFMGAVSDRKTKKNIQPIQKALDIVNQLNPVTYNFNFEKYPNMGLNTEMEYGFVAQEVQSVLPEIVREKQLVTNACVEMGAQQEQQAVVEDFVVMDYTRIIPILTQAIKEQQGIIKEQNERIKALETITQELTSKQ